One Myxococcales bacterium genomic window, ATCCTCGCATTTGCCGCGATAGCCGCGCAGGCGGTGCGCCGAGCAGAACGTGCGAACGACCGATACCTCGAACATGGCCTTACTTCTCCTTGAACCAGAACAGTTTGCCGAAAAACAATTTGCTGAACCCGAAAAAATGCTTCTTTTGCGGCAGCAGGCGCCAGATGCGCCAGAGCCGGCGCGGGTTCAGATAAAACCGCAGGTGGACTCGGCGCACCAGTCGCTTGAGCGCCCGCGGGCTCGCCGCCGCCAGGTGGATGGGCGGGTCGTCGTAATCGATCCGGGCCGGGTCGAAATCCTGCGTCTTGCCGGCCCGCTCGGCGACGTCCCATAGCGCCGTGCCGGGCAGCACGTTGAGGTGGTTGAAGGTGATGAACGTCAGTTTGCTGCGTAGCGCGTAGTCGACGGTTTGCCGCGCCTCTTCCTCGGTTTCGCCCGGAAAGCCGAGCATGAAAAAGCCCTGGGTGATGATGCCGCGCGCCGCCGTGTGTTCGATCACCATTTCGAGCTTGGCGAAGTTGACGTTCTTTTTCAGCAGGGCCTGCAGGCGCGGCGAGGCGGTTTCGATGCCGTAGGGGATTTTGAAGCAGCCGGCCCGGGCCAGCTTGTCGATCAACTCGCGATCCATGCGGTCGGCGCGCAAACCCGCCGGAAAGGTGATGGCGATGTTCAGCCCGCGCTCGACGATCAGATCGCAGATGCGCTTGGCGCGATCCAGGTCGAGGTTGAAATCGTCGTCCACGAAGTGAATTTCGCGGATGTTGTAGCCCCGCGTCAGGGCCTCGATCTCGCCCACCACCGATTCCGGGCTGCGCGTGCGGTAGCGCCGGCCGAAGGTGTTCAGGCAGAAAGCGCACTCGTAAGGACAGCCGCGGCTGCTGGAAAGCGAAAAATACCGGTCGTACTTGTATAGGTAGCCGTGCCGCGTGCGGCGCTGGTACAGCGCGATGTCGGCCAGATCCCACGCCGGATAGGGCAGCGCATCCAGGTCGAGAATCGGTTCCGGTTCCGGGCCGAGCGTCCGGCCGGGATAGGCGACGCCGGGGAGGTCGGGCGGCGTCTCATCGTTCGCCCAGGCGGCGACCAGCTTGGGCAGCACCACCTCGCCCTCGCCCCGCACCGCGGCGTCCACGCCCGGAATCCGCAGCAC contains:
- a CDS encoding B12-binding domain-containing radical SAM protein is translated as MAKVLLATLFKRQKNAQMAPPLGLLYLGAVLRQARHEVRILDLRTREEPLAAHLETIARFAPDVVGLSVIINEAQVLQSAVEELKKHVPLARIVVGGPYVHGSLLHVLRIPGVDAAVRGEGEVVLPKLVAAWANDETPPDLPGVAYPGRTLGPEPEPILDLDALPYPAWDLADIALYQRRTRHGYLYKYDRYFSLSSSRGCPYECAFCLNTFGRRYRTRSPESVVGEIEALTRGYNIREIHFVDDDFNLDLDRAKRICDLIVERGLNIAITFPAGLRADRMDRELIDKLARAGCFKIPYGIETASPRLQALLKKNVNFAKLEMVIEHTAARGIITQGFFMLGFPGETEEEARQTVDYALRSKLTFITFNHLNVLPGTALWDVAERAGKTQDFDPARIDYDDPPIHLAAASPRALKRLVRRVHLRFYLNPRRLWRIWRLLPQKKHFFGFSKLFFGKLFWFKEK